The DNA segment CGCTGGGCAACTTCTTCACGGTGCGCGAGATCCTGCGTCTCTATCGTCCCGAGGAGGTGCGTTATTTCATCCTCACCAGCCACTATCGCAGTCCGCTCAACTATGACGACAGCGCACTCCGGCAGGCGCGTGCGGCCCTGACCCGGCTCTATACGGCGTTGCGCGGACTGCCGCAGTCCGTGCCTGCCGAGGGCGAATCCTTCCGCGCCCGCTTCCAGTCGGCGATGGACGACGACTTCAACACGCCCGAGGCGCTGGCCGTGTTCTTCGATCTGGCGCGCGAGATCAATCGGCTCCGTGCCGATGGTTCGGCGGAGCAGGCCGCCGCGCATGGCGCCCTGCTGCGCGAACTGGGCGTCGTGCTGGGTCTGCTCCAGGACGATCCCGAGGTCTATCTGCGCGGCGGCGCGGACGCCGGCGGCCCGAGCGATGCCGAGATCGAGGCCCTGATCGAGCGGCGTCGCGCCGCGCGTGCCGACAAGGATTGGGCCGAGGCGGATCGGGTGCGCGAGGCGCTAACGGCAGCGGGCATCGTGCTGGAAGACGGTCCCCAGGGAACGACCTGGCGGCGGGCCGGCTGAAAAACGTATCGATCCGGGACGGAGTCGCACGAAATCTTGGCCTGGATCATGGTTTCATGGACCCGATCGGGTCTATGTTTGAGTCGTCAGCCACCCGTTTTCCACACAGATCTTGCGGGCATTGGAAAGCGGCCGTGCTGTCGACTGAGCCGAGCATCGATCGGCTTGCAAGTCGAGTTGTTCTCCATCTATGACGAGATCGATAAAGATGAACAAAAACCTGTCCCGTTTCGCTGTTGGCCTGCCCCTCATCCTGGTCGCCCTGACCGGTTGCAACCGCTCCAGTGAAGTGAGCTTCGCGAAGGACGTGCAGCCCGTTCTCAAGAAGCATTGTGTCGAGTGCCATCTGCCCAATGGCCAGGGTCATGCCGCCAGCGGCTTCCTGGTCGAATCCTATGACACCCTGATGAAGGGCACCAAGTTCGGACCCGTGGTGGTTCCTGGAGACGCCCTGTCGAGCAGCCTCTATCGTCTGGTGGCCGGTGAGGTGGACGAGTCCATCCGCATGCCGCACGGCAAGGATCCGCTGCCCGCCGCCGAGATCGCCGTGGTCGAGGCCTGGATCACCCAGGGCGCCAAGAACAACTGAGGCACTTCGAGCCCCACACGGATGTGATTCAAAGGTGGGGCGCGCCTAGCGTGCCCTACGGCCCCGACCTCCTCCCCAATACGACGTCCCCGCCCTCCGCGCTCGACGCATCA comes from the Allochromatium tepidum genome and includes:
- a CDS encoding c-type cytochrome domain-containing protein, whose amino-acid sequence is MNKNLSRFAVGLPLILVALTGCNRSSEVSFAKDVQPVLKKHCVECHLPNGQGHAASGFLVESYDTLMKGTKFGPVVVPGDALSSSLYRLVAGEVDESIRMPHGKDPLPAAEIAVVEAWITQGAKNN